In a genomic window of Pseudoxanthomonas indica:
- a CDS encoding LysR family transcriptional regulator — MQHDLNDLYYFAMVVDHGGFAAAERALGIPKSRLSRRISQLETDLGVRLLQRSTRRFAVTDVGMSVHRHAQTMLAEAQAAREVVDRLSAEPRGVVRVSVPVAVAQMQLPKILPKFLDKYPKVRLQLHVNNRRVDIINEGYDVALRVRAKLDDDGSLVMRSFGQIQELLVASPKYLNRAGRPQTPEDLTSHVTLSISEDEARQRWELHGPNGEVRRVELQPRLAGFDFPLLQAMAKDGYGITLLPETVCAEAVRKGELEVVLPEWSLPQGICHAVFASRRGLLPAVRVFIDFLAEHLPQQIESSRLDCGGKCTEAANKALELALDNANAAKVKKAS; from the coding sequence ATGCAGCACGACCTCAACGATCTCTATTACTTCGCCATGGTGGTCGATCACGGCGGTTTCGCCGCCGCCGAGCGCGCCCTGGGCATCCCCAAGTCGCGCCTGAGCCGGCGCATCAGCCAATTGGAAACGGATCTGGGCGTGCGCTTGTTGCAGCGGTCCACGCGCCGCTTTGCGGTGACGGACGTGGGCATGAGCGTGCATCGCCATGCACAGACCATGCTGGCCGAAGCCCAGGCTGCGCGCGAAGTGGTGGATCGCCTCAGCGCCGAACCACGCGGCGTGGTGCGCGTGAGCGTGCCGGTGGCGGTGGCGCAGATGCAGCTGCCGAAGATCCTGCCCAAATTCCTCGACAAATACCCCAAGGTCCGCCTGCAGTTGCACGTCAACAACCGGCGCGTGGACATCATCAATGAAGGCTACGACGTGGCCTTGCGCGTGCGCGCCAAGCTGGATGACGACGGCAGCCTGGTGATGCGCAGCTTCGGCCAGATCCAGGAATTGCTGGTGGCCAGCCCGAAGTACCTCAATCGCGCCGGACGCCCGCAGACGCCGGAAGACCTGACCAGCCACGTCACCCTGAGCATCAGCGAAGACGAGGCGCGCCAGCGTTGGGAACTGCATGGTCCCAATGGCGAAGTGCGTCGCGTTGAACTGCAGCCGCGCCTGGCCGGTTTCGACTTCCCGTTGCTGCAGGCGATGGCCAAGGATGGTTACGGCATCACCCTGTTGCCGGAAACCGTCTGCGCCGAAGCGGTGCGCAAGGGCGAACTGGAAGTGGTCCTGCCGGAATGGTCGCTGCCGCAGGGCATCTGCCACGCCGTGTTCGCCTCGCGCCGCGGCCTGCTGCCGGCGGTGCGGGTATTCATCGATTTCCTGGCCGAACACCTGCCGCAGCAGATTGAATCCTCGCGCCTGGACTGCGGCGGCAAATGCACCGAAGCCGCCAACAAAGCCCTGGAACTGGCGCTGGACAATGCCAACGCGGCAAAGGTGAAGAAAGCCTCCTGA
- a CDS encoding YegP family protein translates to MAAKFFITRTEQHHHFVLKAGNGQQMLVSPQFTKADDCQQAIEAIRESPSLPDRFQLSSVANGKCLFHVVDRDARIVGTSQLYSSEVTRAAGIASVCVSAGVAKLVEA, encoded by the coding sequence ATGGCTGCAAAATTTTTCATCACCCGCACCGAACAGCATCACCACTTTGTCTTGAAGGCCGGCAATGGCCAACAGATGCTGGTCAGCCCGCAGTTCACCAAAGCCGACGATTGCCAGCAGGCCATTGAAGCGATCCGGGAAAGTCCGTCATTGCCGGATCGCTTCCAGCTCAGCTCGGTGGCCAACGGAAAATGCCTGTTCCATGTAGTGGATCGGGATGCACGCATCGTCGGTACCAGCCAGCTGTATTCCAGCGAAGTGACCCGCGCCGCCGGCATCGCCTCGGTGTGTGTCAGCGCCGGCGTCGCCAAGCTGGTGGAGGCTTGA
- a CDS encoding glutathione S-transferase family protein yields the protein MALVLFYHPLASFCHKVTIALYENGTDFTPEIIRHDLPSDRAALLEAWPVGKMPVLRDEERALTIPESSLIIEYLDTHYPGPRALLPRDADAALQARLWDRFFDLYVQVPMQKHVADRLRPDDQRDPYGVAEATATLETAYRMLEAHLEGRQWVLGDAFSMADCAAAPALFYAGVIHPFPENATRIRDYLGRLMARPSVHRTYEEAKPFIQYFPYRAQMPVGWGGVDWPTD from the coding sequence ATGGCCCTGGTTCTGTTCTATCACCCGTTGGCTTCGTTCTGCCACAAGGTCACGATTGCCTTGTACGAGAACGGCACGGATTTCACGCCCGAGATCATTCGCCACGATCTGCCCAGCGACCGCGCCGCACTGCTGGAAGCCTGGCCGGTCGGCAAGATGCCGGTGTTGCGGGACGAGGAGCGCGCGCTGACGATTCCGGAGTCCAGCCTGATCATCGAGTATCTGGACACGCATTATCCTGGTCCGCGCGCCCTGTTGCCGCGTGACGCCGACGCGGCGTTGCAGGCCCGGTTGTGGGATCGCTTCTTTGATCTGTACGTGCAGGTGCCCATGCAGAAGCATGTGGCCGATCGCCTGCGGCCCGACGATCAGCGTGACCCGTACGGCGTGGCCGAGGCGACCGCGACGCTGGAGACCGCTTACCGGATGCTGGAGGCCCATCTGGAGGGTCGGCAATGGGTGTTGGGTGATGCCTTCTCGATGGCCGATTGCGCCGCCGCACCCGCGTTGTTCTACGCCGGCGTCATCCATCCGTTTCCGGAGAACGCCACGCGCATTCGCGATTATCTGGGCCGTTTGATGGCGCGCCCGTCGGTGCATCGCACCTATGAGGAAGCCAAGCCCTTCATCCAGTACTTCCCGTATCGCGCGCAGATGCCGGTGGGCTGGGGCGGCGTGGACTGGCCGACCGACTGA
- a CDS encoding isocitrate lyase/PEP mutase family protein codes for MIRTAEHTAHFRHLHADGVLRLANAWDAGTARLLASLGSRAIATTSAGVAWAQGYGDGNQLPLDRVFDSVESIARVIDVPLSVDFEAGYSDDADSVADAVLQLVRRGVSGINLEDSGREPALLAAKIKRIRERCAQEQVDVFVNARTDVYLRQLAAPGEPSIQATLERARVYREAGADGLFVPGVTAEADIRAIAGQAGLPVNVLWRAALPAVDVLSEWGVRRLSAGSALVESALGHLRERASAFLEQPRIDADATALPYGQANALFNGP; via the coding sequence ATGATCCGCACCGCCGAGCACACCGCCCATTTCCGCCATCTGCATGCCGACGGCGTGCTTCGCTTGGCCAATGCCTGGGACGCCGGCACCGCACGCCTGCTGGCGTCGCTGGGCTCACGCGCCATTGCCACCACCAGTGCCGGTGTTGCATGGGCACAGGGCTATGGCGATGGCAACCAGCTTCCGCTCGATCGCGTGTTCGACTCGGTGGAATCCATCGCCCGGGTGATCGACGTGCCGTTGAGCGTCGATTTCGAAGCCGGTTACTCCGACGACGCGGACAGCGTGGCCGATGCCGTGCTGCAGCTGGTTCGTCGCGGTGTTTCCGGCATCAACCTGGAAGACAGCGGACGCGAACCGGCCCTGCTGGCCGCCAAGATCAAGCGCATCCGCGAACGCTGCGCGCAGGAGCAGGTGGACGTGTTCGTCAATGCGCGCACTGACGTGTATCTGCGCCAGCTGGCCGCGCCCGGCGAACCGAGCATCCAGGCCACGCTGGAACGCGCGCGGGTCTATCGCGAGGCCGGCGCCGACGGTCTGTTCGTGCCCGGCGTGACCGCCGAAGCCGACATCCGCGCCATCGCCGGGCAGGCCGGCCTGCCTGTGAATGTCCTCTGGCGCGCCGCATTGCCCGCGGTGGATGTGCTGTCCGAGTGGGGCGTGCGTCGGCTCAGTGCCGGCTCTGCCCTGGTCGAATCGGCCTTGGGACATCTGCGCGAACGCGCTTCGGCCTTCCTCGAACAACCGCGGATTGACGCCGACGCCACCGCCCTGCCCTATGGGCAGGCCAACGCTCTGTTCAATGGCCCCTGA
- a CDS encoding response regulator: protein MAIRVFLIDDHALVRTGMRLILESEDDIEVVGETESGEAALPQLRVLEPDVVLCDLHLPGYSGLEVTERIVKAHQSTRVIIVSVLEDGPLPKRLLEAGAYGYVGKGGDAQELIRAVRDVARGRRYLGTSIAQNLALLNVGGEASPFDSLSPRELEVAMLLIQGMRQEEIAKRLSLSAKTVNTHKARLFEKAGVTDNIALARMAVQYGLLDPTRSF from the coding sequence ATGGCGATACGCGTATTCCTGATCGACGACCATGCCCTGGTACGTACCGGCATGCGTCTGATCCTGGAATCCGAAGACGACATCGAAGTGGTGGGCGAAACCGAAAGTGGTGAAGCAGCGCTGCCGCAATTGCGTGTGCTTGAACCCGACGTGGTGTTGTGCGATCTGCACCTGCCGGGCTACAGCGGGCTCGAGGTGACCGAGCGCATCGTCAAGGCCCACCAGTCCACCCGCGTCATCATTGTCTCCGTGCTGGAAGACGGCCCGCTGCCCAAGCGTCTGCTCGAGGCCGGCGCGTACGGCTACGTGGGCAAGGGCGGCGATGCACAGGAGTTGATCCGCGCAGTGCGAGATGTCGCCCGTGGTCGCCGCTATCTGGGCACCAGCATTGCGCAGAACCTGGCGCTGCTGAACGTGGGCGGCGAGGCCTCGCCTTTCGATTCGCTGTCGCCACGCGAGCTGGAAGTGGCGATGCTGCTGATCCAAGGCATGCGCCAGGAAGAAATCGCCAAGCGCCTGAGCCTGAGCGCGAAGACGGTGAACACCCACAAGGCCCGCCTGTTCGAGAAGGCCGGCGTCACCGACAACATCGCACTGGCGCGCATGGCCGTGCAGTACGGCCTGCTGGACCCGACGCGCTCGTTCTGA
- a CDS encoding outer membrane protein: protein MTRHRNTLHPTIALLLLATLPGLASASESFTDYVSIKVAAARLQADGMDLSARPGIGAFVSGQESDSDLAGTLAYGHRFSAAWRVEGEYAFAQSAEFTSGSTRFPTSYNHHQVETSRLMANLYRDVPFGEKFYVFGSVGLGVSRIESSGWQGNINRRYAPHTQDNLTWSLGAGGGYHFTPRFGLEAGYRWINQGTVESGYNTFTNARGLVDEQMRLDLSSGEAYLGLNFHF from the coding sequence ATGACCCGCCATCGCAACACCCTGCACCCCACGATCGCCCTGCTTTTGCTTGCTACCCTGCCTGGCCTTGCTTCAGCCAGTGAATCGTTCACCGACTACGTCTCGATCAAGGTCGCCGCCGCGCGCCTGCAGGCCGACGGCATGGATCTCAGCGCCCGCCCGGGCATCGGCGCGTTCGTCAGCGGCCAGGAATCCGACTCCGACCTCGCCGGCACGCTCGCGTACGGCCATCGCTTCTCCGCTGCATGGCGCGTGGAAGGCGAATATGCCTTTGCCCAATCGGCCGAATTCACCAGCGGCTCCACCCGCTTTCCGACCAGCTACAACCACCATCAGGTGGAAACCTCGCGGCTCATGGCCAACCTCTATCGGGATGTGCCGTTCGGCGAGAAGTTCTACGTGTTCGGATCCGTGGGCCTGGGCGTCAGCCGGATCGAATCCAGCGGCTGGCAGGGCAACATCAATCGTCGCTACGCTCCGCACACGCAGGACAACCTCACCTGGTCACTGGGCGCTGGCGGCGGCTATCACTTCACCCCCCGTTTCGGCCTGGAAGCCGGCTATCGCTGGATCAACCAGGGGACCGTCGAGAGCGGCTACAACACCTTCACCAATGCGCGCGGTCTGGTCGACGAGCAGATGCGTCTGGACCTGTCCAGCGGTGAGGCTTACCTGGGCTTGAATTTCCACTTCTGA
- the rne gene encoding ribonuclease E, with product MKRMLINATQAEELRVAIVDGQNLYDIDIEQPSKEQKKSNIYKGRITRLEPSLEAAFVDYGADRHGFLPLKEISRDYFQAGVDHNKAGLRELLREGQEVVVQIDKDERGNKGAALTTFISLAGRYMVLMPNSPSAGGVSRRIEGDDRAELKKALDALNIPDDMGVIIRTAGVGRDAEELQWDLDYLLQVWKTIAEAALTKPAPFLIYQESRLIVRALRDYLRADIGEILVDTEELHETAHEFMSQVMPQSLRKLKHYKDDIPLFNRFQIESQIEGAYERNVRLPSGGSIVVDQTEALTAIDVNSARATKGGDIEETAFHTNLEAAEEVARQLRLRDLGGLVVIDFIDMSSNKHQREVENRLQNALKYDRARVQLGRISRFGLMEMSRQRLRPSLGESSQIVCPRCDGHGRMRSVESLSLSIIRVAEEHAMKENTGQVLVQAPVEIANFLLNEKRSALREIETRHDSPIIIVADEALHTPHYEVTRVRENELGEETAKPSYQRGTPRKLPVHALTKAQLNIPAAPAVTHVQHSQPAPIREEREPVAAAPAPQPAPVAVAAPAASGGLFGWLKRLMGAQPAPVAPPAPRERDQRQSGRNDRNDRNQRRDNRQQGQNRGGNANARRDEGRNKGQGNNANAQPQQNQKPRNEPKPQKQQAQGQNQGQGQKQQQNQQKQQQGQKPRGEQSRGEQQAPKPQTQPQPEQIAAAAGVVAATVASEAPVTAPKPVTVAPEEAKRATAPAAPDAGEAVAVSVETAAVSAHVEGAASDAANADGTGRRRRGRRGGRRRRRGNGEGAALGEEALADDLNDAGDDEDEQDAVAVAPATDAAAPSPARHQPEFEFDDVAPPRTETRAASAAAPAVAVIAAAAGQTPTSVAQVVEEAKAEVAAVAHNPEQQADIAATVKQAAQAGTEAVSQAAQSVGPVVSEVAATPVVEVESAVAAPVADERPAVVEAQVETPAEAASLAVVEAAPDEAVTSPADAAAAAPSAPPAAVTPPTAVSRGATGSLFFALDADTPPSVTRGLFDPVPTPKVAANETPMAHNDDHAPEDPDHPENERSA from the coding sequence ATGAAACGCATGTTGATCAATGCGACGCAGGCAGAAGAACTGCGCGTCGCCATCGTCGATGGACAGAACCTGTACGACATCGATATCGAGCAGCCGTCCAAGGAACAGAAAAAGTCCAACATCTACAAAGGCCGCATCACCCGCCTTGAGCCCTCCCTCGAAGCCGCATTCGTCGACTATGGCGCGGATCGCCATGGCTTCCTGCCGCTGAAGGAAATCTCCCGCGATTATTTCCAGGCCGGCGTCGACCACAACAAGGCCGGCCTGCGCGAGCTGTTGCGCGAAGGCCAGGAAGTAGTCGTGCAGATTGACAAGGATGAGCGCGGCAACAAGGGCGCCGCCCTGACCACGTTCATCTCGCTGGCCGGCCGCTACATGGTGCTGATGCCCAACTCGCCGAGCGCCGGTGGCGTTTCGCGGCGCATCGAGGGCGATGACCGCGCCGAGCTGAAGAAGGCGCTGGACGCGCTGAACATCCCCGACGACATGGGCGTGATCATCCGCACCGCCGGCGTTGGCCGCGATGCCGAAGAACTGCAATGGGATCTGGACTACCTGCTGCAGGTCTGGAAGACCATCGCCGAAGCCGCCCTGACCAAGCCCGCTCCGTTCCTGATTTACCAGGAATCGCGCCTGATCGTGCGCGCCCTGCGTGACTACCTGCGTGCCGACATCGGCGAAATCCTGGTCGACACCGAAGAACTGCACGAGACCGCGCATGAGTTCATGTCGCAGGTGATGCCGCAAAGCCTGCGCAAGCTCAAGCATTACAAGGACGACATCCCGCTGTTCAACCGCTTCCAGATCGAATCGCAGATCGAAGGCGCGTACGAGCGTAACGTGCGCCTGCCCTCGGGCGGCTCGATCGTGGTCGACCAGACCGAAGCCCTGACCGCCATCGACGTCAACTCGGCGCGCGCCACCAAGGGCGGCGACATCGAGGAGACCGCGTTCCACACCAACCTGGAAGCGGCCGAGGAAGTGGCCCGCCAGCTGCGCCTGCGTGACCTGGGCGGCCTGGTGGTCATCGACTTCATCGACATGTCCTCGAACAAGCACCAGCGCGAAGTCGAGAACCGCCTGCAGAACGCGCTCAAGTACGACCGCGCGCGCGTGCAGCTGGGCCGCATCTCGCGCTTCGGCCTGATGGAAATGAGCCGCCAGCGCCTGCGTCCCTCGCTCGGCGAGTCCAGCCAGATCGTCTGCCCGCGTTGCGACGGCCACGGCCGCATGCGCAGCGTGGAATCGCTGTCGCTGTCAATCATCCGCGTAGCCGAAGAGCATGCGATGAAGGAAAACACCGGCCAGGTGCTGGTGCAGGCGCCGGTGGAAATCGCCAACTTCCTGCTCAACGAAAAGCGCAGCGCGCTGCGCGAAATCGAAACCCGCCACGACTCGCCGATCATCATCGTCGCCGACGAGGCGCTGCATACCCCGCATTACGAAGTCACCCGCGTGCGCGAGAACGAGCTGGGCGAAGAAACCGCCAAGCCGAGCTACCAGCGCGGCACGCCGCGTAAGTTGCCGGTGCACGCGCTGACCAAGGCCCAGCTCAACATTCCGGCTGCGCCTGCGGTGACCCATGTGCAGCACAGCCAGCCGGCGCCGATCCGCGAAGAGCGCGAACCGGTAGCAGCCGCGCCCGCACCGCAGCCGGCGCCCGTCGCCGTGGCCGCTCCGGCCGCCAGCGGTGGCCTGTTCGGCTGGCTGAAGCGCTTGATGGGTGCCCAACCTGCGCCGGTCGCGCCGCCGGCGCCGCGCGAGCGCGATCAACGTCAGAGCGGTCGCAATGACCGCAATGATCGCAACCAGCGTCGTGACAACCGCCAGCAGGGCCAGAACCGCGGCGGCAACGCCAACGCCCGTCGCGACGAAGGCCGCAACAAGGGCCAGGGCAACAACGCGAACGCGCAGCCGCAGCAGAACCAGAAGCCGCGCAACGAGCCCAAGCCGCAGAAGCAGCAGGCGCAGGGTCAGAACCAGGGCCAGGGCCAGAAACAGCAGCAGAATCAGCAGAAGCAGCAGCAGGGCCAGAAGCCGCGCGGCGAGCAGAGCCGTGGCGAGCAGCAGGCACCCAAGCCGCAGACACAGCCGCAGCCTGAGCAGATCGCTGCAGCAGCTGGCGTGGTTGCCGCAACGGTCGCCAGCGAAGCGCCGGTCACCGCGCCCAAGCCGGTGACGGTGGCTCCCGAGGAAGCCAAGCGTGCGACTGCACCGGCCGCGCCCGACGCGGGTGAAGCCGTGGCCGTGAGCGTGGAAACCGCCGCGGTCAGCGCCCACGTCGAAGGTGCAGCCAGCGATGCCGCCAATGCCGACGGCACGGGCCGTCGCCGTCGCGGTCGTCGCGGTGGTCGTCGTCGTCGTCGCGGCAATGGCGAAGGCGCCGCCTTGGGCGAAGAAGCCCTGGCTGACGATCTGAACGACGCAGGCGATGACGAAGACGAGCAGGACGCCGTGGCCGTTGCGCCGGCGACCGATGCCGCCGCGCCCTCGCCCGCCCGTCATCAGCCCGAGTTCGAGTTTGACGATGTGGCCCCGCCGCGCACGGAAACGCGTGCCGCAAGCGCCGCCGCGCCGGCCGTGGCCGTGATCGCGGCAGCCGCCGGACAAACGCCGACCTCGGTTGCGCAGGTGGTGGAAGAAGCCAAGGCCGAAGTGGCGGCCGTGGCCCACAACCCGGAGCAGCAGGCCGACATCGCCGCCACGGTGAAGCAGGCCGCGCAGGCAGGTACGGAAGCGGTCAGCCAGGCGGCGCAATCCGTCGGGCCCGTTGTCAGCGAAGTAGCGGCCACGCCGGTGGTGGAAGTCGAATCAGCGGTTGCCGCACCGGTCGCGGACGAGCGTCCGGCCGTGGTCGAAGCGCAGGTGGAAACGCCTGCCGAAGCCGCCAGCCTGGCGGTGGTCGAGGCCGCGCCCGACGAGGCTGTGACCTCACCGGCAGATGCCGCTGCAGCGGCGCCGAGCGCGCCCCCGGCTGCGGTAACGCCGCCGACGGCTGTCTCGCGCGGCGCCACTGGTTCGCTGTTCTTCGCCCTGGATGCGGATACGCCGCCGTCGGTGACGCGTGGTCTGTTCGATCCCGTGCCCACGCCGAAGGTTGCAGCCAACGAAACGCCGATGGCCCACAACGACGACCATGCGCCGGAAGATCCGGATCATCCGGAGAACGAGCGCAGCGCCTGA
- a CDS encoding RluA family pseudouridine synthase, with product MTDSPPVSPASAGSKSAVRMVRVPEDRAGQRLDNFLLGQLKGAPRSLVYKLVRSGQVRVNGGRAKAERKLEAGDEIRIPPVSLAEVGDKAPPPTGFLQRMEAAIVFEDARLLVLNKPSGVASHGGSGISHGAIETMRALRPNQSLELVHRLDRDTSGLLIMAKKRSALTELQALMREDGGIQKRYLTLLIGRMPDGVMSVDAPLHVGLRQGGERHVQVNSAGKASLSHFRVLERRGGHSYCEVRIETGRTHQIRVHAQHIGHPVAGDDKYGDEPVNKRLRDQAGLKRLFLHAASLQFSLDDGRTPYVLNAPLAPELAEVLDRLG from the coding sequence ATGACCGATAGCCCCCCCGTCAGTCCGGCCTCCGCCGGCAGCAAGTCCGCCGTGCGCATGGTCCGGGTTCCCGAAGACCGGGCTGGCCAACGGCTGGACAACTTCCTGCTGGGCCAGTTGAAGGGCGCGCCGCGCAGCCTGGTCTACAAGCTGGTCCGCAGCGGCCAGGTGCGGGTCAACGGCGGCCGGGCCAAGGCCGAGCGCAAGCTCGAGGCCGGCGATGAGATCCGGATTCCCCCCGTCAGTCTCGCTGAGGTTGGAGACAAGGCGCCGCCGCCGACCGGCTTCCTGCAGCGGATGGAAGCGGCCATCGTGTTCGAGGACGCCCGCCTGCTGGTGCTCAACAAGCCTTCGGGCGTGGCCAGCCATGGTGGCAGCGGCATCAGCCATGGCGCCATCGAAACCATGCGGGCGCTGCGGCCCAACCAGAGCCTGGAACTGGTGCACCGGCTGGATCGCGACACCTCGGGCCTGCTGATCATGGCCAAGAAGCGCTCGGCGCTGACCGAGCTGCAGGCGTTGATGCGCGAGGATGGCGGCATCCAGAAGCGCTACCTGACCCTGCTGATCGGGCGCATGCCCGACGGCGTGATGAGCGTGGACGCGCCGCTGCATGTGGGCCTGCGCCAGGGCGGCGAACGCCACGTGCAGGTCAATTCCGCGGGCAAGGCCTCACTGAGCCACTTCCGCGTGCTGGAACGTCGCGGCGGACATTCGTATTGCGAAGTGCGCATCGAGACCGGCCGCACCCACCAGATCCGCGTGCACGCCCAGCACATCGGTCACCCGGTCGCGGGCGATGACAAATATGGCGATGAACCGGTCAACAAGCGCCTGCGCGATCAAGCCGGCCTGAAGCGGCTGTTCCTGCATGCGGCGTCGCTGCAGTTCTCGCTCGACGATGGCCGCACGCCTTACGTGCTCAACGCACCGCTGGCGCCGGAACTGGCCGAAGTGCTGGACCGCCTGGGCTGA
- a CDS encoding energy transducer TonB, protein MKLPSLSVPFTAVAATLLLSACGGQSAPTPALPAPTEVAALDTPPPEYPIALACEGVGGVSTLKVTIGADGTTSDIVVVKSSGNAGLDEAAQKAVQGWKFKPATRGGQAAATTIQVPVNFTPPAERPNECFALDAKPSQ, encoded by the coding sequence ATGAAGCTGCCGTCCCTGTCCGTGCCCTTCACCGCCGTTGCCGCCACGCTGTTGCTGTCCGCCTGCGGTGGCCAGTCGGCGCCCACCCCGGCCCTGCCCGCCCCCACCGAAGTGGCCGCGCTCGATACGCCGCCGCCGGAATACCCGATTGCGCTGGCCTGCGAAGGCGTGGGTGGCGTGTCCACCCTGAAAGTGACCATCGGCGCCGACGGCACGACCTCGGACATCGTGGTGGTCAAGAGCAGCGGCAACGCCGGCCTGGATGAAGCCGCTCAGAAAGCCGTGCAGGGCTGGAAGTTCAAGCCAGCCACCCGCGGTGGCCAGGCCGCCGCGACCACCATCCAGGTGCCGGTGAACTTCACCCCGCCGGCCGAACGTCCGAACGAGTGCTTTGCCCTGGACGCCAAGCCCAGCCAGTAA
- a CDS encoding 4a-hydroxytetrahydrobiopterin dehydratase, whose amino-acid sequence MTDLIPLAQAHCVPVRGSEHRLGQARIAELLPELPGWELVEDGHALSKTFHFKNYYLTMAFVNALAYMANHEDHHPDLGVHFDRAVVRYSTHDVGGLSENDFICAARAEALAAGA is encoded by the coding sequence ATGACCGATCTGATACCGCTTGCCCAGGCCCATTGCGTGCCGGTACGGGGAAGCGAACACCGTCTGGGCCAGGCCCGCATTGCCGAACTGTTGCCGGAACTGCCGGGTTGGGAACTGGTGGAAGACGGCCACGCGCTCAGCAAGACCTTCCACTTCAAGAACTACTACCTGACCATGGCGTTCGTGAACGCCTTGGCGTACATGGCCAACCACGAAGATCACCACCCGGATCTGGGCGTGCATTTCGATCGCGCCGTAGTCCGCTATTCCACCCACGACGTGGGTGGCCTGAGCGAAAACGACTTCATCTGTGCCGCGCGCGCCGAAGCGCTCGCCGCGGGAGCCTGA
- a CDS encoding NfuA family Fe-S biogenesis protein: MIQISDSAQAHFRKLIEREALPGLGVRLSAVHPGTARADARLEFAEPRDLAGDEWAVDCDGFTVYVAADSVAWLDGAEIDYVFQGASTQLTIKAPKIKGEAPTDSASLVDRVRWVVENEVNPQLAQHKGKVAVEEVTGDGVVYLRFGGGCHGCGMADVTLKQGIEKTLMARVPGVTAVRDATDHATGDAPYMPRGNAA, from the coding sequence ATGATCCAGATTTCCGACAGCGCGCAGGCGCATTTCCGCAAATTGATTGAACGCGAGGCGTTGCCTGGCCTGGGCGTACGCCTGAGCGCGGTACATCCCGGCACGGCCCGCGCCGATGCCCGGCTGGAATTTGCCGAGCCGCGCGATCTGGCTGGCGATGAGTGGGCGGTGGATTGCGACGGCTTCACCGTCTATGTGGCTGCCGACAGCGTGGCCTGGCTGGACGGCGCGGAAATCGACTACGTGTTCCAGGGCGCCAGCACCCAGCTGACCATCAAGGCGCCCAAGATCAAGGGCGAAGCGCCGACCGACTCGGCCTCGCTGGTGGATCGCGTGCGCTGGGTGGTGGAGAACGAAGTCAATCCGCAACTGGCCCAGCACAAGGGCAAGGTCGCGGTGGAAGAAGTGACCGGCGATGGCGTGGTCTACCTGCGCTTCGGCGGCGGCTGCCACGGCTGTGGCATGGCCGACGTCACCCTCAAGCAGGGCATCGAGAAGACCCTGATGGCGCGGGTTCCCGGAGTGACCGCGGTGCGTGATGCAACGGATCACGCCACCGGCGACGCGCCGTACATGCCCCGCGGCAACGCGGCCTGA
- a CDS encoding c-type cytochrome, translating into MPNAKHAQRLAIALLAAIALSACSNPNAESAATDPGHASGEHGSSSSAGLPHGRIANGEQLAKAKGKATGQSCVDCHGAAGNAPIDGTYPKLGGQYADYLAHALQAYRAGDRQHALMSPQAAGLSDQDISDLAAYFGSQERKLRDLHGVHDIHPH; encoded by the coding sequence ATGCCCAACGCCAAGCACGCCCAGCGTCTAGCCATCGCCCTGCTCGCTGCCATCGCACTGTCGGCCTGTTCGAATCCGAATGCGGAATCGGCCGCCACCGATCCCGGCCACGCCAGTGGCGAACACGGTTCCAGTTCTTCCGCCGGCCTGCCGCACGGTCGCATCGCCAACGGCGAGCAACTGGCCAAGGCCAAGGGCAAGGCCACCGGCCAGAGCTGCGTGGATTGCCATGGCGCCGCCGGCAATGCCCCGATCGACGGCACCTATCCCAAGCTGGGTGGCCAGTACGCCGATTACCTGGCGCATGCGCTGCAGGCGTATCGCGCCGGCGATCGCCAGCATGCGCTGATGTCGCCGCAGGCCGCTGGCCTGAGCGATCAGGACATCTCGGACCTGGCCGCGTACTTCGGTTCGCAGGAACGCAAGCTGCGCGACCTGCACGGCGTGCACGACATCCACCCGCACTGA
- a CDS encoding c-type cytochrome, with translation MRPLPLAACLALAIALPAAALTAQTPAAAPAPAAAPAAAPAAAAPAAPAAPVGDADRGRTLTYTCQGCHGIEGYKNAYPNYHVPRIGGQSAEYLQQALTEYKNGNRKHPTMQAQSQSFSEQDIADIAAFLSTVK, from the coding sequence ATGCGACCGCTTCCGCTCGCCGCTTGCCTTGCTTTGGCCATTGCCCTCCCGGCAGCAGCCTTGACCGCCCAGACCCCCGCTGCCGCTCCGGCGCCTGCTGCCGCCCCGGCCGCAGCTCCCGCCGCCGCCGCTCCGGCCGCCCCCGCTGCCCCCGTCGGTGATGCCGATCGCGGTCGCACCCTGACCTACACCTGCCAGGGCTGCCACGGTATCGAGGGCTACAAGAACGCGTACCCGAACTACCACGTGCCGCGCATCGGTGGCCAGTCGGCCGAGTACCTGCAGCAGGCGCTGACCGAATACAAGAACGGCAACCGCAAGCACCCGACCATGCAGGCGCAGTCCCAGAGCTTCTCTGAGCAGGACATCGCCGACATCGCCGCCTTCCTTTCCACCGTCAAGTAA